From a single Nicotiana tabacum cultivar K326 chromosome 8, ASM71507v2, whole genome shotgun sequence genomic region:
- the LOC107785809 gene encoding receptor-like cytosolic serine/threonine-protein kinase RBK2 isoform X1: protein MKTTREPSASPCEIPCNVSEGIPEKGLPKMGQNKLLFCASISISAEELRCLTMAEGKVDKDSTGEVLDKVQFRDDLSGKVIKDNEYEESTRDASEDGSESETTTSKSSTSDSDGKFQSQWKGFIKRLKIGSSIHLHTFHPSIPSLPSIKMIAKRKSKSTEQNMPMVPAPSLDTDLRHCFQAHWKNFFLSDLQKATDNFSRENLIGEGGSSEVYKGHLEDGQLVAVKRLIRGTQEEMVADYLSELGILVHVDHPNVAGVIGYGVEGGMHLVLPLSPHGSLATLLNGEKGKLAWCHRYNIALGTAAGLAYLHEGCRRRIIHRDIKTANVLLTEDFEAQISDFGLAKWLPDQWTHLTVSQFEGTFGYLPPEFFMHGIVDEKTDVYAFGVLLLELISGRPALDESRNSVVMWAKPLLLSKNHSGLVDPSLGDAYDSEQMNRMVMVASLCIQQNSTDRPHMSQVQEMLKGGGGILQRMKTFQNASRQEDISHRLNLLLESSSPKCKDNPNQQNQAV from the exons ATGAAAACtactcgtgaaccttcagcttcTCCATG TGAGATTCCCTGCAATGTCAGTGAAGGAATCCCAGAGAAGGGGCTTCCGAAGATGGGGCAGAATAAGCTGCTTTTTTGTGCTTCCATTTCTATCTCTGCTGAAG AATTGCGGTGTCTCACTATGGCGGAAGGAAAAGTAGACAAGGATTCAACTGGAGAAGTTTTGGACAAGGTTCAATTTCGAGATGATTTATCTGGAAAAGTTATTAAAGATAATGAATATGAGGAGTCTACAAGAGATGCTTCCGAAGATGGATCAGAGTCTGAAACAACAACTTCCAAGTCCAGCACTTCAGATTCAGATGGAAAATTTCAATCTCAGTGGAAAGGATTCATTAAAAGACTAAAGATTGGGTCTTCCATACATTTGCATACTTTCCATCCTAGCATACCTTCACTGCCTTCTATTAAGATGATAGCGAAAAGGAAAAGTAAGAGTACAGAACAGAACATGCCAATGGTGCCTGCTCCTAGCCTAGATACTGATTTACGTCACTGCTTTCAAGCGCACTGGAAAAACTTCTTCCTCTCCGACCTTCAGAAAGCTACTGACAACTTTAGCCGTG AAAACTTGATCGGTGAGGGAGGTTCATCCGAAGTATATAAGGGACATCTTGAAGATGGCCAACTAGTTGCAGTTAAAAGGCTGATCAGGGGAACTCAAGAGGAGATGGTAGCTGACTACTTATCTGAGCTCGGAATTCTAGTACATGTTGACCATCCAAATGTTGCTGGTGTTATTGGATATGGAGTTGAAGGAGGGATGCACCTTGTCCTTCCTCTGTCTCCACATGGGAGCTTAGCAACTCTGCTTAATG GTGAAAAGGGTAAGTTGGCTTGGTGCCATAGGTATAATATTGCTCTAGGCACTGCTGCTGGCCTTGCGTATCTCCATGAGGGCTGCCGGAGGAGAATCATCCATAGAGATATCAAGACAGCTAATGTTTTGCTGACGGAAGATTTTGAGGCTCAG ATATCTGATTTTGGACTTGCAAAATGGCTCCCTGATCAGTGGACACACCTCACTGTATCTCAGTTTGAAGGCACATTTGG ATATCTCCCTCCTGAGTTCTTCATGcatggtattgtggatgaaaaaACAGATGTTTATGCCTTTGGCGTTTTATTATTGGAGCTCATTTCTGGACGTCCAGCTTTGGATGAATCTCGCAATAGTGTTGTGATGTGG GCCAAACCATTGCTCCTTAGTAAGAACCACAGCGGGTTAGTTGATCCATCACTTGGTGATGCCTATGACTCGGAACAGATGAATCGTATGGTTATGGTTGCCTCATTATGCATACAGCAAAATTCGACAGATCGGCCTCATATGAGCCAG GTTCAGGAGATGTTAAAAGGTGGTGGAGGCATTCTCCAAAGAATGAAAACGTTCCAAAATGCTAGCCGTCAAGAGGATATATCCCATAGATTGAATTTACTGCTCGAGTCGTCCTCACCTAAGTGTAAAGATAATCCAAACCAGCAAAATCAGGCAGTGTAG
- the LOC107785808 gene encoding uncharacterized protein LOC107785808, with translation MGTEVLRPQDILIERLRVPPSAFHRRRSNFGNGNGYFYPKNRKSVVRTEKKKPNNQPLPPSITRRCASAVELRQAHNDGLEMGRVTILRRGESLNSLVQPEMLPKQIRVGLSSADVYAGSAFSNSPSPRALPLPSFFNKKQEDFKSFDDSATRDLRRLLRLEY, from the coding sequence ATGGGAACGGAGGTTTTGCGGCCACAGGATATCTTAATTGAAAGATTGAGAGTTCCGCCGTCGGCGTTCCATCGCCGGAGAAGCAACTTTGGAAACGGAAATGGCTATTTTTATCCTAAGAACAGAAAATCGGTGGTCAGAACGGAGAAGAAGAAGCCGAATAACCAACCTTTGCCGCCGTCGATCACGAGGAGATGTGCGAGCGCCGTGGAATTGAGACAGGCTCACAACGACGGCCTAGAAATGGGTCGGGTGACGATTCTGAGGAGAGGCGAGTCTTTGAATTCGCTGGTTCAGCCGGAAATGCTGCCCAAGCAAATCCGGGTCGGGTTATCATCGGCTGACGTGTATGCTGGTTCGGCATTTTCAAATTCGCCATCGCCTAGAGCTCTTCCCTTGCCCTCATTTTTCAACAAAAAGCAGGAAGATTTCAAGTCCTTTGATGACTCTGCCACTAGAGATTTGAGGCGCTTGCTCCGACTTGAATACTAG
- the LOC107785809 gene encoding receptor-like cytosolic serine/threonine-protein kinase RBK2 isoform X2 codes for MGQNKLLFCASISISAEELRCLTMAEGKVDKDSTGEVLDKVQFRDDLSGKVIKDNEYEESTRDASEDGSESETTTSKSSTSDSDGKFQSQWKGFIKRLKIGSSIHLHTFHPSIPSLPSIKMIAKRKSKSTEQNMPMVPAPSLDTDLRHCFQAHWKNFFLSDLQKATDNFSRENLIGEGGSSEVYKGHLEDGQLVAVKRLIRGTQEEMVADYLSELGILVHVDHPNVAGVIGYGVEGGMHLVLPLSPHGSLATLLNGEKGKLAWCHRYNIALGTAAGLAYLHEGCRRRIIHRDIKTANVLLTEDFEAQISDFGLAKWLPDQWTHLTVSQFEGTFGYLPPEFFMHGIVDEKTDVYAFGVLLLELISGRPALDESRNSVVMWAKPLLLSKNHSGLVDPSLGDAYDSEQMNRMVMVASLCIQQNSTDRPHMSQVQEMLKGGGGILQRMKTFQNASRQEDISHRLNLLLESSSPKCKDNPNQQNQAV; via the exons ATGGGGCAGAATAAGCTGCTTTTTTGTGCTTCCATTTCTATCTCTGCTGAAG AATTGCGGTGTCTCACTATGGCGGAAGGAAAAGTAGACAAGGATTCAACTGGAGAAGTTTTGGACAAGGTTCAATTTCGAGATGATTTATCTGGAAAAGTTATTAAAGATAATGAATATGAGGAGTCTACAAGAGATGCTTCCGAAGATGGATCAGAGTCTGAAACAACAACTTCCAAGTCCAGCACTTCAGATTCAGATGGAAAATTTCAATCTCAGTGGAAAGGATTCATTAAAAGACTAAAGATTGGGTCTTCCATACATTTGCATACTTTCCATCCTAGCATACCTTCACTGCCTTCTATTAAGATGATAGCGAAAAGGAAAAGTAAGAGTACAGAACAGAACATGCCAATGGTGCCTGCTCCTAGCCTAGATACTGATTTACGTCACTGCTTTCAAGCGCACTGGAAAAACTTCTTCCTCTCCGACCTTCAGAAAGCTACTGACAACTTTAGCCGTG AAAACTTGATCGGTGAGGGAGGTTCATCCGAAGTATATAAGGGACATCTTGAAGATGGCCAACTAGTTGCAGTTAAAAGGCTGATCAGGGGAACTCAAGAGGAGATGGTAGCTGACTACTTATCTGAGCTCGGAATTCTAGTACATGTTGACCATCCAAATGTTGCTGGTGTTATTGGATATGGAGTTGAAGGAGGGATGCACCTTGTCCTTCCTCTGTCTCCACATGGGAGCTTAGCAACTCTGCTTAATG GTGAAAAGGGTAAGTTGGCTTGGTGCCATAGGTATAATATTGCTCTAGGCACTGCTGCTGGCCTTGCGTATCTCCATGAGGGCTGCCGGAGGAGAATCATCCATAGAGATATCAAGACAGCTAATGTTTTGCTGACGGAAGATTTTGAGGCTCAG ATATCTGATTTTGGACTTGCAAAATGGCTCCCTGATCAGTGGACACACCTCACTGTATCTCAGTTTGAAGGCACATTTGG ATATCTCCCTCCTGAGTTCTTCATGcatggtattgtggatgaaaaaACAGATGTTTATGCCTTTGGCGTTTTATTATTGGAGCTCATTTCTGGACGTCCAGCTTTGGATGAATCTCGCAATAGTGTTGTGATGTGG GCCAAACCATTGCTCCTTAGTAAGAACCACAGCGGGTTAGTTGATCCATCACTTGGTGATGCCTATGACTCGGAACAGATGAATCGTATGGTTATGGTTGCCTCATTATGCATACAGCAAAATTCGACAGATCGGCCTCATATGAGCCAG GTTCAGGAGATGTTAAAAGGTGGTGGAGGCATTCTCCAAAGAATGAAAACGTTCCAAAATGCTAGCCGTCAAGAGGATATATCCCATAGATTGAATTTACTGCTCGAGTCGTCCTCACCTAAGTGTAAAGATAATCCAAACCAGCAAAATCAGGCAGTGTAG